One segment of Salvelinus alpinus chromosome 1, SLU_Salpinus.1, whole genome shotgun sequence DNA contains the following:
- the amdhd2 gene encoding N-acetylglucosamine-6-phosphate deacetylase, with protein sequence MPTNKSVSKAPITQFVNCRILRDHKLQREDLWVREGRILDPEKLFFDEEGYADQRVDCEGLIIAPGFIDVQINGGYGIDFSQATSNVRGGVALVAKKILEHGVTSFLPTLVTSPPNIYHKVLAEVKVHSGGVEGAGVLGCHLEGPFISLEKKGAHPEQYLRSFQSGGMLDLIETYGTLDNVAMVTLAPELPNSETVIRELAQRGITVSLGHSVANLSQAEEAVQNGASFITHLFNAMLPFHHRDPGIVGLLTSDQVPQDRTVFYGMIADGIHTNSAALRIAHRAHPTGLVLVTDAITAMGLPPGRHTLGQQVIEIQGLHAYVAGTKTLSGSIATMDMCVRHFKQASGCSVEQALEAASLHPAQLLGISHCKGTLDYGADADLVLLDDALNVRATYIAGQEVWRK encoded by the exons ATGCCTACCAATAAGTCTGTGTCGAAAGCGCCGATCACCCAGTTCGTCAACTGCAGGATACTAAGAGATCACAAGCTGCAGAG AGAGGATCTGTGGGTGCGGGAAGGGAGGATCCTAGACCCAGAGAAGTTGTTCTTTGATGAGGAAGGCTATGCAGATCAACGTGTTGACTGTGAAGGCCTCATCATCGCTCCTGGGTTCATTGACGTTCAGATCAATG GAGGATATGGCATCGACTTCTCGCAAGCAACCAGTAATGTCAGAGGAGGTGTGGCCCTAGTAGCCAAGAAAATCTTGGAGCATGGTGTCACCTCTTttttacccaccctagtcacctCCCCTCCAAACATCTACCACAAG GTCTTGGCTGAGGTTAAAGTTCatagtggaggagtggagggagctGGAGTTCTGG gcTGTCATCTAGAAGGTCCATTCATCAGTTTAGAGAAGAAGGGAGCCCATCCGGAGCAGTACCTGCGCTCCTTCCAGTCGGGCGGCATGTTGGACCTGATTGAGACCTACGGGACCCTGGATAACGTTGCCATGGTGACGTTGGCCCCCGAGCTACCCAACAGTGAGACGGTGATTAGAGAGCTGGCTCAGAGGGGCATCACTGTTTCTCTAG GACACTCTGTAGCCAACCTGTCCCAAGCTGAGGAGGCTGTGCAGAACGGTGCTTCATTCATCACACATCTCTTCAATGCTATGCTGCCT TTCCACCATCGAGACCCGGGCATCGTGGGTCTCCTCACCAGCGACCAGGTTCCCCAGGACCGGACGGTCTTCTACGGAATGATTGCCGATGGCATCCACACCAACTCTGCCGCCCTGCGTATTGCCCACAGAGCACACCCTACAG GTCTAGTGTTGGTGACTGATGCCATCACAGCGATGGGTCTACCTCCGGGCCGCCACACCTTGGGTCAGCAAGTCATTGAGATCCAGGGGCTCCATGCTTATGTAGCAG GCACCAAGACGCTCAGTGGCAGTATAGCCACAATGGACATGTGTGTCAGGCACTTCAAACAGGCttcag GCTGCAGTGTGGAGCAAGCCCTGGAGGCAGCGTCGCTACACCCGGCCCAGCTCCTGGGCATCAGCCATTGTAAAGGCACCCTGGACTATGGGGCAGACGCag ATCTCGTTCTGCTGGATGATGCTCTCAATGTCAGAGCCACCTACATCGCAGGCCAGGAAGTGTGGAGGAAATGA